Within the Oryctolagus cuniculus chromosome 19, mOryCun1.1, whole genome shotgun sequence genome, the region cgcctgccacagcgtgccagccgcagcggtcattggagggtgaaccaacggcaaaggaagacctttctctctgtctctctctctcactgtccactctgcctgtcaaacaaaacaaaacaaaacaaaacaaaacaaaaacttaatggAGTGGGCTTGACCCACGGCCTGGGAAGTGGTGGGCGCAGCGGCGTCCTGAGCTGGGGCACCCGGCAGGCATCTGCTTGAACTAAGAGAGCAGCGTGGGGAAGTGAACCTCCCTGTGCGGACAGCCTTGGGGAACGGGTGTGTGCCAGGGCGAGCTGGCCtgcgtcgggggggggggggggggggggcgtgcagGCGTGCAGCCCTGGGGGCCACCCCAGCGCAGGGTGGAGTGTGCAGGACGGCCTTCCAGCCTGAGCCTGCGGCTGCCTTCAGGGCAGAAGGTGGAGTCTGGGGAGGCGGGATCGGCAGGCTGTGTAACAGATAGGGGACCGGGGTTTATCAGGGCAGGCGCGCGCAGCAGGTGTGTGCGGGCTGGAGCCCCTGCGGTGCCACAGCAGAGCTTGGGCCAGGTCTGATGGCCTCTGAACCGGGGAAGCCAGGGTGCAGCTCTCGGTTCACGGTGGAAAGCCTAGGGCCAGAGAGGGGGCTGCCGGTGTGAGGCCTGGAGTCCAGAGGCCAGCgctgatggccagagctgagacctgTGTGCTGGGCGTGTGTAGCCTGCAGACCCCGGCCAGTCGCTGATGCGGGCCCACCCAGAGTCCCTTGCTGATCTCACCTCGAAACTCCCTCCCAGACAAACCCAAAATAACACCCAGGTTTCCACCGAGTGTCCCTGTGAGGCCAGATGTCTATGGTTTCCAACCAAAACATCACGGCAGATTGGATGTCAAAGTTACTCCTCTTAAGCCAGAGCCACTTTTCTCAATAAAATTGTACAGGGAAATCGTTTCTTTTGTAAAAACTTGGACTTACTTTTGGACACAGTAAGTATGGCTAGCCACAGGCAGAAGGTCTGTGACGTCAGCAGTCTTTAAGATCAAAAAGTTTGCAAACCACTGGGTCCGAAGAAAGTGTTTTTGAGCTGGggatggaggcagcagtgagggtggAGAGGCTGGGACGACAGGAGGCAGCGCTTTGATCAGGTGTGTTGGACAGACGGGTGACCGGGACAGCGGGCGAGGAGGGGAGAGACGGGGTGACCGGGACAGCGGGCGAGGAGGGGAGAGACGGGGTGACCGGGACAGCGGGCGAGGTGGGGAGAGACGGGGTGACCGGGACAGCGGGCGAGGAGGGGAGAGACTGGGTGACCGGGACAGCGGGCGAGGTGGGGAGAGACTGGGTGACCGGGACAGCGGGCGAGGAGGGGAGAGACGGGGTGACCGGGACAGCGGGCGAGGTGGGGAGAGACTGGGTGACCGGGACAGCGGGCGAGGAGGGGAGAGACTGGGTGACCGGGACAGCGGGCGAGGAGGGGAGAGACTGGGTGACCGGGACAGCGGGCGAGGAGGGGAGAGACTGGGTGACCGGGACAGCGGGCGAGGAGGGGAGAGACTGGGTGACCGGGACAGcaggcaaggaggggagagacTGGGTGACCGGGACAGCAGGCGAGGGGGGGAGAGATGGGCGGGGATGAGGATGGAGTCAGGTCCTGTTGGGTGAGTTGAAGGGGCCGGGACTCCTCGGCGGGAGCTGGCGCGTGGGCAGCAGGAGACGGGAGtcttttttggtgtgtgtgacTTGAGGCGTCCAGCCTGGTCTTGGCGTCCTGCGCCATTTCCTTCATGATGGCCGCTTGTTCTCGTCCCCAGGGAGTGGGACCGCAGCCGGGAGCGCCGCAGTCGGGGCGAGTACCGGGACTACGACCGGAATCGGCGCGAGCGCTTCTCTCCCCCGCGCCACGAGCTCAGCCCCCCGCAGAAGCGCATGCGACGTGACTGGTGAGCTGATGGCGTTCCCCTCTCTCCTGGCCTCGGCTCCGCAGCCTTCCACCTGCCGAAAGCGCCATTGCCTTTTCGCAGTCCCCCTCGCCCCGGCCGTTTCTGTTCCCGTGCGCCTGCCTCTGTGGCTCGGGGGGGATGGTGGCCCCTTGTCTGACTTCCGTGTCCCCCGTCCTCAGGGATGAGCACAGCTCTGACCCATACCACAGTGGCTATGAGATGCCCTatgctggggggggtgggggcccaACTTACGGCCCCCCTCAGCCCTGGGGCCACCCGGACGTCCACATCATGCAGCACCACGTCCTGCCTATCCAGGCCAGGTAAAGAGCAGTGGTTCTGGGTGCCCTGGAgaagggagccagggaggggtcgGTGGCTGGAGCCTGGGAGGGTCGGGCCACAGAGGGCccgagggctgggggcagggcgggctTGAGGTGGTGTCCCTGGTAGGCAGAGAAAGGGGCAGCTGGCTGCCGTGGCCCCGCGCCCTCTTCCCCCCAACCAAGACTCGTGGCGGCCTCCAGGCTGGGCAGCATCGCGGAGATCGACCTGGGTGTGCCACCGCCCGTCATGAAGACCTTCAAGGAGTTCCTGCTGTCGCTGGACGACTCTGTGGACGAGACGGAGGCCGTGAAGCGCTACAACGACTACAAGCTGGATTTCCGACGGCAGCAGATGCAGGACTTCTTCCTGGCCCACAAAGACGAGGAGTGGTCAgtgccccagcctccctgccgCCTCTCCCTGGCATGTCCCCCCGGCCCTGTCCTCTCCCCCGTGCACCCAGTCCCGAACtctcgggggtgggggagggggagtctgaCCGCGTCTGGTGGGATCTCCTCCTCCGGTGACTGCCGCGGCCCACCcccgcccgccctcccctccccgctgtCCTCGGTCAGTGGGACGCCGCCAGGCAGCTGGCCAGAGCCACCGGGCCCCTTGGGGGCCGCACACAGACTGCTTCCCCTCGCTGGTAGCGGGCCGTTGTCATTCCTGATCCTCAGGACCCTGTGTGGCTGTGGCGTCCTCCCAAAAGCGACGAGTGAATCCAGCGAGAAAAGCAAAGATCTCAGGGTCGtttgagagaaaaagattttattttttttcctttttttgtggatgttttaattttaatcaacCATCTTTTCcccccttcctgctcctcctcctcctcatcctctttctgctcctcctccttgaaaagagccagaactgggaaccaCACCCGCTCATCGTCGGAGCTCGGAGCAaacccacctccacccccaccataCCCAGCCCATACATGAGCCCCTGGGCTGAGCCGCGCTGCCCCGGCcaggcagacaggcagggctCCGCTGTGCACAATGCAGCGCGTTAGCTGAATGTGATCGCTCAGGCAGCCAGTCAGGCAGGGCCCCCCCCCGCGGAGTCCCGCAGGGGGGGCATCCGGGCCgggcgccccagccaggagccagccggTGCCCGCCAGCCAGCATGGGCCCTGGGCACCGCTAGTTAAATCTTGAGCTCTGTTTGACCAAGCAGCCAAGGTAAAGATCGTGGAGGCGACGCCTGCGGCTTTCTCTCCTCCCACGGCCTCGTGCTTCTGTTCTGTCCGCTGTCCCTTTCTCTGACTGCCCGGCCGCCTGTGTCCTTGTCTCAGTCTCTCACTTCCTTTCATCCTCTCTGTCCCTGTTCTCGCTGCCTGCCTAACACTCACTTCTCTTCTGTCCCCCGTTTGTCTGTCTTCCGTTGCCTTTGTTTCCTATCTCTGacactttcttcctccttcccactccTGCTCTCTCTGGTCCCCCGTCCTGTTGGGAATGTTTTATTTCTCGTGCTCcggccctcctctctctcccgtGGGCAGCACCTGTGGCTCTGAGGGCGCACCAGTCTCCCCCGCTGGTCTGCCCTGTCCCTTCTCCATCTTGCTTATCTTCCCCAGGGGGAGAGAGCTGTCCTGCCTTTTGGCTTTTCCTATCTGGTGCACTTGAGGTTTCCTTCTGTCTTCCACCTAGGGGTGGAGGGAGTTGGTGGGTGCAGCTCTTTGAACCACAGTAGTGTGGGGTTGGCAAGGAGAGGGAGGTTCCTCGGGGCCTGCTGTTGCCGTAGTCTTCCTGTCCGTAGCTTTGGGAAACGACCCTAAACGTTAAGTTAGTGTTTCCCGGAGACAGCGCGATAATTCTGCCGGTGCAGCCCTGGGCGCCCCGTAGCCACTGTCTGCCAGTCCAGAGCTCTCGGTTCCTGCCTCCCCAGTCTGCAGAGCACAGCCCCGGTTCCCCTGGGGTGATGACATTGCTGGGTATGAGAGGATGGGGGCTATGCCCTggctggcctgggcccctccccacaTCCAGGCCGTGGCCTCTGCTGACTGTCACcgccctcctgccccgcccccaggttTCGCTCTAAGTACCACCCAGACGAGGTGGGGAAGCGTCGGCAGGAGGCCCGGGGGGCCCTGCAGAACAGGCTGAGGGTGTTCCTGTCCCTCATGGAGAGTGGCTGGTTCGATCACCTCCTCCTGGACATCGACAAGGCTGACGCCATCGTCAAGATGCTAGACGCAGGTGTGTGGTTCGGCGGGGGTTGTCTGGTGGGCAGCGTCTCGGGTGGGAAGCGGAAGCCGGGGCCTTTGGGCTATGGGCTGTGACCTCTGCTTTGTTGGTAGCTGTGATAAAAATGGAAGGCGGCACAGAGAACGACCTGCGCAtcctggagcaggaggaggaggaggagcaggcggCAAAGGCCGGGGAGGCCGGCAAGAAGGAAGAGGGCCGGGCCGCGCCGGGCCCCGGGGACGGAGAGCGCAAGGCCGGGGACAAGGACGACAGGAAGGAGGACGGCAAGCAGGTGCGAGTGGCGTGcctcccgggggcgggggcggtgaCCCTGTGGCTCCACTGTGGAGGGGACATGGACAGCCTCGTCTCTTCCCTAGGCGGAAAATGACAGCTCCAATGATGACAAAGCGCAGAAACCTGAGGGTGACGGAGACAAGGACGAGAAGAAAGAAGACTTGGAGAAGGACGCCAAGAAGGTGAGGcgggtgctggctgtggcgggggggggggggggggcagcgcgcAGGGCGAGGCCCGGCCCCTGACGCGCCCCGGGCCGTGGCTCCCACAGAGCAAGAAGCGGAGCCGCAAGCACAGCGGGGATGACAGCCTGGACGAAGGCAGTGCGTCCGAGTCGGAGTCGGAGTCCGAGAGCGGCCAGGCCGacgaggagaaggaggaggcggGTAGGCTTCGTCTTCCGCTTCCGGTCCCCTCTGCCGCCCACTGGGGAGGGGCGAGGTGGTGGAGTCCACGGGAGGGTGCAGCAGGccgggggggggtgggtgggtgggcaggaaCGGCTCCGTCCTCCGCTATGAGCGCCCACGAGCCTTTGCCTTCCTGCATAGAAGAAGCCCTTAAGGACAAGGAGAAGCCGAAGGAGGAGGAGCGGGAGAAGCCGAAGGAGGCCGCAGGGCTGGAGTGCAAGCCGCGGCCCCTGCACAAGACCTGCTCCCTCTTCATGCGCAACATCGCCCCCAACATCTCCCGGGCCGAGATCATCTCTGtgagtgggggggaggggccgaTGGCGCGGGGCGTCCCAGGCCCTCACGTGCAGCCTGACGCCCTCTGGGAGGGGGCACAGAGGAcaggggggtggaggaggaaaggAGTCCGCCAGTCACCCAAGGGGTCTCTGTCGCTCTGCTTCTCGCAGCTTTGTAAAAGATACCCCGGCTTTATGCGTGTGGCCCTGTCGGAGCCCCAGCCTGAGCGGAGGTGAGAGAGGGGACACGCTGGGGCGGCCTCGGGGCCAGCGCCGCCTCCACCCCAGTACTGTGCTGATGGTTTCCTCCTGGGTAGGTTTTTCCGCCGTGGCTGGGTGACATTTGACCGCAGCGTTAACATCAAGGAGATCTGTTGGAACCTGCAGAATATCCGAGTGAGTGCCAGCAGGTGGCactgctggggaggggcggggggcggggagtgcCTCTCTGTGCCCCTCCGCGGCTTCCTGCTCGTCTGTGCGTTCCGCTGGGCTCTGGGGCTGTTGCCATGGGCGAGTCTGACCCGCCTAAGCGGGCCGTCTCGGCACTGGCGCTCAGCAGGGCCCGTGTGTCCTTGCAGCTCCGGGAGTGCGAGCTGAGCCCTGGCGTGAACAGAGACCTGACCCGGCGTGTCCGCAACATCAACGGCATCACACAGCACAAGCAGATAGTGCGCAACGACATCAAGCTGGCCGCCAAGCTGATCCACACGCTGGACGACAGGACCCAGCTCTGGGCCGCGGAGCCTGGGACGGCCCCTGTGCCCGCAGTCAGTGACACCCCGTGGGGCTCTCTCGAAAGTCAGCTGCTGAGGGCTGCTCTGTAGGACTGGCCCTTGGACCCCGGCCCCCACTGTCTGGGtagcagcccccgccccgccccccagcttcCTGTAGAGCAGGCTGATTGTAGTGCAGGTTGAGGACAAGGGTGGCAGCTGGAGCCGGTGAGCCTGGCCACCCCAGGGCCGCCCCAGgctcacctgcccctcccccctccccgccagaGCCTGCCCTCCCAAAACCCCATCTTGAAGAACATCACCGACTACCTGATTGAGGAAGTGAGTgcagaggaagaggagctgctggggagCAGCGGGGGGCCCCCTCCGGAGGAGCCCCCTAAGGAAGGGAACCCGGCGGAGATCAGCGTGGAGCGCGATGAGAAGCTGATCAAGGTGCCAGCCAGCCGCAGTGGGCGTGGGGCACGGAGGGCGCGGCCCGGGGGCCCCGGGCGGGCGTGGGGAGCCGACGACCTCTCTTCCCTTAGGTTTTGGACAAGCTGCTCCTCTACTTGCGCATCGTGCACTCCCTGGATTATTACAACACTTGCGAGTACCCCAATGAGGACGAGATGCCCAACCGCTGTGGCATCATCCACGTGCGGGGGCCCATGCCACCCAACCGCATCAGTCACGGGGAAGGTGAGCCCCTGCGagtcccccccacccacccccccccgtCCTGGCGCCTGGCGCCCTTCCCAGCCTGTGCTCCTgtccctggcccagtgctggagtGGCAGAAGACGTTCGAGGAGAAGCTGACCCCGCTGCTGAGCGTGCGCGAGTCTCTGTCCGAGGAGGAGGCCCAGAAGATGGGCCGCAAGGACCCCGAGCAAGAAGTGGAGAAGTTCGTCACGTCCAACACCCAGGAGCTGGGCAAGGATAAGTGGCTGTGTCCTCTGAGTGGCAAGAAGTTCAAGGTCTGGGGTTTGGGGAGCTGGCGCGCTGGCcggtggagggggggggggcgggcagacAGAGCGCCCCCTGCGGGCTGGGGCGGGCTGCCGCGGGGAcctggccagcagccaggctggaggGGGGCTGTTCCTCCGGGTGGGTCTGGGACTGAGGGAACCCCCACTACCGTGTCCCgacctcctccccagggccccgagTTTGTGCGCAAACACATCTTCAACAAGCACGCGGAGAAGATCGAGGAGGTCAAGAAGGAGGTGGCGTTCTTCAACAACTTCCTCACCGACGCCAAGCGCCCCGCTCTGCCCGAGATCAAGCCCGCTcagccgcccggccccgcccagaGTAAGATACGATCCGTGAGGGTCTGCCGCGGGGGTCCTCCCAGCTGTCCAGGGCCTTGGTTCTCCTTAACCTTCATCCcctgagacaccccccccccgcaGTAATTCATGTTCCTGTCCGTGTTGTACTCCCCCCAGGCCTGACGCCGGGACTGCCCTACCCGCACCAGACCCCCCAGGGCCTGCTGCCCTATGGTCAGCCCCGGCCCCCCATCCTGGGCTATGGCGGTAAGTGCCGGAGGGCAAGTGCCGGCGGGCGGCGCGGCCCGGTGGTCGGGAGCGTGGAGGGCAGGCTGACGTCTCAGCGTCTCTCCACAGCTGGTGCTGTCCGCCCTGCAGTCCCCACCGGGGGCCCTCCGTACCCCCACGCCCCATACGGTGCTGGCCGAGGGAACTATGACGCCTTCCGCGGCCAGGGAGGCTACCCCGGGAAACCCCGAAACAGGTGAGCCGAGTGGGTGTGGCTGCCCGGACTCCCGTCGGGGCCAGCCCGCCTCATCTAGTCTCTCCTCCAGGATGGTGCGCGGAGACCCAAGGGCCATCGTGGAGTACCGCGACCTGGACGCCCCCGATGACGTGGATTTCTTCTGAGCTGCCCGCCCGCCCCTGCAGCTCTGAGGGTTTTTTTACGTTCAGCCCGACTGCCAGTAAAAGCACTTCCTCGCGACTCCGCCTCGGCGTGCTTCCTCCCGATCTTCCCGGGCCGGGCTCTGGGAGCAGGGAGGCCGCCGGGCCCTCAGTCCAGGCCGCGCCGCGCGTCCGGGGCGGGGTTCCGGCTGGTGTAGCACAGGTTGTAGAAGGAGTGGGGGTCGAAGGCCGCGGGCGCCTCTCGCCAGCCCACCCACCCGGCAGCCTGCAGCTCCGCGGGGCTCTCTGGAGAGCCCCAGTAGTGAGGGTCCAGCACCAGGACGCGGGCTTCGGCGCCGGGCCCCAGGCACACTCCCAGCAAGGCCTTGGCGCGGGCATCCGCGTCTCCCCCGACCATGACGGGGCCCCCTCCTCCTGCGAAGTGCGCGTAGAGTCTCTCCAGCTCCCCCTCAAGTCCCGCGCCACGGGGCACGTGGCACAGGCGCCCCTGAGGCCCACCGAAGTGTTGGAGGCACAGGCTGGCCTCTACGCAGCCGATCCAGTCCCGGGAGCCCCGGAAGCCGGGGGGCTTGTCGCCCATGTCCTCCAGGGCCGCCTGCACGGCGCGCAGTCCGGGCACGCCCGCGGGCTGGCCGTCCGGCCAGGAGCACAGCGTCTGCAGAGTGCGGTAGCCGCAGCCCCAGCCGCGTTCGTCCAGCCCGTCGCAGCCGTAGTGGTAGTAGAGATAGTGGCCCGAGACGACGGCCAGGCGGGCGGGGCCGCAGCATGGCGGGGCCAGGCCCCGGTGGACGTCCCGCAGCGGCTCCAGGGCCGGCGGCGGCCGAGGCCCGGCAGACCCGTCCTTCCGGCGGCGCGGGCAGAGCACGGAGAGCTCCGAGCTGCGGGAGCGCCGCGCGCGCGCGGAGCCACGGGAGCGCGCCCACAATGCACCGCGGGGCCCGCTCGCCGCACCGCGCAGGCGCGAGCCCCGCCCCGCGGACCCCGGCTGAGCGGGGCCGCCCGGCGtccgcccctgcccccgcagTCGCGCGCACTCACGTGGCTGTTAACAGTTTATTGGCAGCCCGACAGGGGCGAAGGCAccgcggggggtgggggcccggCCCGACACATGCAGGGGACGGGGAGccccgggggcggcgggggcgcagGGTCTGGGGCGCGTCTGTtttagcccagccctggaatAAATAGTATGTACAGCCGGGGCCGGCGGCGCGCGGGCCGCCCCGCCGTCACAGGTCCGAGCAGCGGTCCTGCTTGCTGTAATGGTCGAACTGGTTCTTCCAGTGCACCATGTAGGAGCTCCAGCGGTGGAACTCCGCCTTCCACTGGCGCTCCGCCTCGTCCAGCGTGTCTGCGGCCGGGGCGCCCCGCGGGGGCGCGGGGGATGCGGAGCGCGTGCGGGGGGCGCACGGCGTGGGGGGGACGGGAGAGGGAGGGGACGGggaaggcggggtgggggcgacGGGGCCGGAAGATGGGTGCGGAGGGGATCAGAAGGGATGAGAAGGGGGAGGGTCCGCGGGTCggtggggaagagagaagagacagaaatgatTGACGGTTATGGCCCTCCCCTGGGGAGTACTGGGTTCCCCCAGCATCAGGCTCAGGCTCCAAAGGCTGGTTTTATGTCTAAAAAGAACACTGGCTTTTCCTTTTAAACCACGAAGGTGTGTGGGTGGGTTCCCTGAGATGGGCGACAGGtcaccgccccccgccccactcccGCCTTGTCCAGTGTGAACGTCTCggttggaggagggagggggcgcTGGGTCGCTGATCCCTGAGTGGGGGGGCCTTCCCCACGGTCCGACCCTTCAGTAGCGGAGGGGCCCCGGGGGCCGGAGCGGGGGAGGCCGTGGTCACGGCcgcaggagctgggagaggaggaggaggaggaggaggggaagggggaggccgGGTCTGGGCCTCGGGGCGACCtccccgtgggcggggcctgagcaggtgcagggggcctcCGTGGCTGGGGGGAGAAGAGAGGGTTACACCCCGCGCTCCCCTCTCTCTCCGCGCCCCTGTCGTCCCTCCTCCTCCCGACCCCCGGCCCGTGGCCCAGCGTACCGGTGGCGCTGAGCAGTTTGGGCAGGAAGCGGTTCCAGAAGGCGCAGGCCTGGGCGCGCAGCCCCCTCCGCACCTCCAGCGGCCGCAGG harbors:
- the SRRT gene encoding serrate RNA effector molecule homolog isoform X9, translated to MGDSDDEYDRRRRDKFRRERSDYDRSRERDERRRGDDWNDREWDRSRERRSRGEYRDYDRNRRERFSPPRHELSPPQKRMRRDWDEHSSDPYHSGYEMPYAGGGGGPTYGPPQPWGHPDVHIMQHHVLPIQARLGSIAEIDLGVPPPVMKTFKEFLLSLDDSVDETEAVKRYNDYKLDFRRQQMQDFFLAHKDEEWFRSKYHPDEVGKRRQEARGALQNRLRVFLSLMESGWFDHLLLDIDKADAIVKMLDAAVIKMEGGTENDLRILEQEEEEEQAAKAGEAGKKEEGRAAPGPGDGERKAGDKDDRKEDGKQAENDSSNDDKAQKPEGDGDKDEKKEDLEKDAKKSKKRSRKHSGDDSLDEGSASESESESESGQADEEKEEAEEALKDKEKPKEEEREKPKEAAGLECKPRPLHKTCSLFMRNIAPNISRAEIISLCKRYPGFMRVALSEPQPERRFFRRGWVTFDRSVNIKEICWNLQNIRLRECELSPGVNRDLTRRVRNINGITQHKQIVRNDIKLAAKLIHTLDDRTQLWAAEPGTAPVPASLPSQNPILKNITDYLIEEVSAEEEELLGSSGGPPPEEPPKEGNPAEISVERDEKLIKVLDKLLLYLRIVHSLDYYNTCEYPNEDEMPNRCGIIHVRGPMPPNRISHGEVLEWQKTFEEKLTPLLSVRESLSEEEAQKMGRKDPEQEVEKFVTSNTQELGKDKWLCPLSGKKFKGPEFVRKHIFNKHAEKIEEVKKEVAFFNNFLTDAKRPALPEIKPAQPPGPAQSLTPGLPYPHQTPQGLLPYGQPRPPILGYGAGAVRPAVPTGGPPYPHAPYGAGRGNYDAFRGQGGYPGKPRNRMVRGDPRAIVEYRDLDAPDDVDFF
- the SRRT gene encoding serrate RNA effector molecule homolog isoform X12, whose amino-acid sequence is MGDSDDEYDRRRRDKFRRERSDYDRSRERDERRRGDDWNDREWDRSRERRSRGEYRDYDRNRRERFSPPRHELSPPQKRMRRDWDEHSSDPYHSGYEMPYAGGGGGPTYGPPQPWGHPDVHIMQHHVLPIQARLGSIAEIDLGVPPPVMKTFKEFLLSLDDSVDETEAVKRYNDYKLDFRRQQMQDFFLAHKDEEWFRSKYHPDEVGKRRQEARGALQNRLRVFLSLMESGWFDHLLLDIDKADAIVKMLDAAVIKMEGGTENDLRILEQEEEEEQAAKAGEAGKKEEGRAAPGPGDGERKAGDKDDRKEDGKQAENDSSNDDKAQKPEGDGDKDEKKEDLEKDAKKSKKRSRKHSGDDSLDEGSASESESESESGQADEEKEEAEALKDKEKPKEEEREKPKEAAGLECKPRPLHKTCSLFMRNIAPNISRAEIISLCKRYPGFMRVALSEPQPERRFFRRGWVTFDRSVNIKEICWNLQNIRLRECELSPGVNRDLTRRVRNINGITQHKQIVRNDIKLAAKLIHTLDDRTQLWAAEPGTAPVPASLPSQNPILKNITDYLIEEVSAEEEELLGSSGGPPPEEPPKEGNPAEISVERDEKLIKVLDKLLLYLRIVHSLDYYNTCEYPNEDEMPNRCGIIHVRGPMPPNRISHGEVLEWQKTFEEKLTPLLSVRESLSEEEAQKMGRKDPEQEVEKFVTSNTQELGKDKWLCPLSGKKFKGPEFVRKHIFNKHAEKIEEVKKEVAFFNNFLTDAKRPALPEIKPAQPPGPAQILPPGLTPGLPYPHQTPQGLLPYGQPRPPILGYGAGAVRPAVPTGGPPYPHAPYGAGRGNYDAFRGQGGYPGKPRNRMVRGDPRAIVEYRDLDAPDDVDFF
- the SRRT gene encoding serrate RNA effector molecule homolog isoform X1; this encodes MGDSDDEYDRRRRDKFRRERSDYDRSRERDERRRGDDWNDREWDRSRERRSRGEYRDYDRNRRERFSPPRHELSPPQKRMRRDWDEHSSDPYHSGYEMPYAGGGGGPTYGPPQPWGHPDVHIMQHHVLPIQARLVAASRLGSIAEIDLGVPPPVMKTFKEFLLSLDDSVDETEAVKRYNDYKLDFRRQQMQDFFLAHKDEEWFRSKYHPDEVGKRRQEARGALQNRLRVFLSLMESGWFDHLLLDIDKADAIVKMLDAAVIKMEGGTENDLRILEQEEEEEQAAKAGEAGKKEEGRAAPGPGDGERKAGDKDDRKEDGKQAENDSSNDDKAQKPEGDGDKDEKKEDLEKDAKKSKKRSRKHSGDDSLDEGSASESESESESGQADEEKEEAEEALKDKEKPKEEEREKPKEAAGLECKPRPLHKTCSLFMRNIAPNISRAEIISLCKRYPGFMRVALSEPQPERRFFRRGWVTFDRSVNIKEICWNLQNIRLRECELSPGVNRDLTRRVRNINGITQHKQIVRNDIKLAAKLIHTLDDRTQLWAAEPGTAPVPASLPSQNPILKNITDYLIEEVSAEEEELLGSSGGPPPEEPPKEGNPAEISVERDEKLIKVLDKLLLYLRIVHSLDYYNTCEYPNEDEMPNRCGIIHVRGPMPPNRISHGEVLEWQKTFEEKLTPLLSVRESLSEEEAQKMGRKDPEQEVEKFVTSNTQELGKDKWLCPLSGKKFKGPEFVRKHIFNKHAEKIEEVKKEVAFFNNFLTDAKRPALPEIKPAQPPGPAQILPPGLTPGLPYPHQTPQGLLPYGQPRPPILGYGAGAVRPAVPTGGPPYPHAPYGAGRGNYDAFRGQGGYPGKPRNSLSSRMVRGDPRAIVEYRDLDAPDDVDFF
- the SRRT gene encoding serrate RNA effector molecule homolog isoform X6 — protein: MGDSDDEYDRRRRDKFRRERSDYDRSRERDERRRGDDWNDREWDRSRERRSRGEYRDYDRNRRERFSPPRHELSPPQKRMRRDWDEHSSDPYHSGYEMPYAGGGGGPTYGPPQPWGHPDVHIMQHHVLPIQARLVAASRLGSIAEIDLGVPPPVMKTFKEFLLSLDDSVDETEAVKRYNDYKLDFRRQQMQDFFLAHKDEEWFRSKYHPDEVGKRRQEARGALQNRLRVFLSLMESGWFDHLLLDIDKADAIVKMLDAAVIKMEGGTENDLRILEQEEEEEQAAKAGEAGKKEEGRAAPGPGDGERKAGDKDDRKEDGKQAENDSSNDDKAQKPEGDGDKDEKKEDLEKDAKKSKKRSRKHSGDDSLDEGSASESESESESGQADEEKEEAEEALKDKEKPKEEEREKPKEAAGLECKPRPLHKTCSLFMRNIAPNISRAEIISLCKRYPGFMRVALSEPQPERRFFRRGWVTFDRSVNIKEICWNLQNIRLRECELSPGVNRDLTRRVRNINGITQHKQIVRNDIKLAAKLIHTLDDRTQLWAAEPGTAPVPASLPSQNPILKNITDYLIEEVSAEEEELLGSSGGPPPEEPPKEGNPAEISVERDEKLIKVLDKLLLYLRIVHSLDYYNTCEYPNEDEMPNRCGIIHVRGPMPPNRISHGEVLEWQKTFEEKLTPLLSVRESLSEEEAQKMGRKDPEQEVEKFVTSNTQELGKDKWLCPLSGKKFKGPEFVRKHIFNKHAEKIEEVKKEVAFFNNFLTDAKRPALPEIKPAQPPGPAQSLTPGLPYPHQTPQGLLPYGQPRPPILGYGAGAVRPAVPTGGPPYPHAPYGAGRGNYDAFRGQGGYPGKPRNRMVRGDPRAIVEYRDLDAPDDVDFF
- the SRRT gene encoding serrate RNA effector molecule homolog isoform X5 → MGDSDDEYDRRRRDKFRRERSDYDRSRERDERRRGDDWNDREWDRSRERRSRGEYRDYDRNRRERFSPPRHELSPPQKRMRRDWDEHSSDPYHSGYEMPYAGGGGGPTYGPPQPWGHPDVHIMQHHVLPIQARLGSIAEIDLGVPPPVMKTFKEFLLSLDDSVDETEAVKRYNDYKLDFRRQQMQDFFLAHKDEEWFRSKYHPDEVGKRRQEARGALQNRLRVFLSLMESGWFDHLLLDIDKADAIVKMLDAAVIKMEGGTENDLRILEQEEEEEQAAKAGEAGKKEEGRAAPGPGDGERKAGDKDDRKEDGKQAENDSSNDDKAQKPEGDGDKDEKKEDLEKDAKKSKKRSRKHSGDDSLDEGSASESESESESGQADEEKEEAEEALKDKEKPKEEEREKPKEAAGLECKPRPLHKTCSLFMRNIAPNISRAEIISLCKRYPGFMRVALSEPQPERRFFRRGWVTFDRSVNIKEICWNLQNIRLRECELSPGVNRDLTRRVRNINGITQHKQIVRNDIKLAAKLIHTLDDRTQLWAAEPGTAPVPASLPSQNPILKNITDYLIEEVSAEEEELLGSSGGPPPEEPPKEGNPAEISVERDEKLIKVLDKLLLYLRIVHSLDYYNTCEYPNEDEMPNRCGIIHVRGPMPPNRISHGEVLEWQKTFEEKLTPLLSVRESLSEEEAQKMGRKDPEQEVEKFVTSNTQELGKDKWLCPLSGKKFKGPEFVRKHIFNKHAEKIEEVKKEVAFFNNFLTDAKRPALPEIKPAQPPGPAQILPPGLTPGLPYPHQTPQGLLPYGQPRPPILGYGAGAVRPAVPTGGPPYPHAPYGAGRGNYDAFRGQGGYPGKPRNSLSSRMVRGDPRAIVEYRDLDAPDDVDFF